One window from the genome of Halostella litorea encodes:
- a CDS encoding type I 3-dehydroquinate dehydratase codes for MNFDSFVLAAATADLDDEPAAREHADAVEFRMDLADDPLDQLAAYDGVLPLIATNRAEWEGGEAGDAGRLDDLAEAAEHDAVEAVDVELNAIRHGGGSGVVDHAREHDAAAIASMHDFDGTPAADELRDMLADAVDNADVGKLAVTATDPADVLTVLMLTREFSARGETVATMAMGEPGRHSRAVAPVYGSRIGYAPVDPDEATAPGQYDLATLRDLVERLRSKPEA; via the coding sequence ATGAACTTCGACTCGTTCGTCCTGGCGGCGGCCACCGCCGACCTGGACGACGAACCCGCCGCCCGGGAGCACGCCGACGCCGTCGAGTTCCGGATGGACCTCGCCGACGACCCGCTGGACCAGCTTGCGGCCTACGACGGCGTGCTGCCGCTCATCGCCACCAACCGCGCGGAGTGGGAGGGCGGCGAGGCGGGCGACGCCGGCCGGCTCGACGACCTCGCCGAAGCCGCCGAGCACGACGCCGTCGAGGCCGTCGACGTGGAGCTGAACGCCATCCGGCACGGCGGCGGGAGCGGCGTCGTCGACCACGCGCGCGAGCACGACGCGGCGGCGATCGCCTCCATGCACGACTTCGACGGCACGCCCGCGGCCGACGAACTGCGGGACATGCTGGCCGACGCCGTCGACAACGCCGACGTCGGCAAACTGGCCGTGACGGCGACCGACCCGGCGGACGTGCTCACCGTGTTGATGCTCACCCGCGAGTTCAGCGCGCGCGGCGAGACCGTCGCAACGATGGCGATGGGCGAACCGGGCCGCCACTCCCGTGCCGTCGCGCCGGTGTACGGCTCGCGGATCGGCTACGCGCCCGTCGACCCCGACGAGGCGACCGCGCCGGGCCAGTACGACCTCGCGACGCTCCGGGACCTGGTCGAGCGTTTGCGTTCGAAACCCGAAGCTTAA
- a CDS encoding class I SAM-dependent methyltransferase, translating to MDDPDHGYRGEQVAFYDRLVGERGDAAFYRDRALAADGPALELACGTGRVYLELLRAGVDADGLDASADALDRLRGKATEAGLDPDVWRADMASFAADRAYGLVYCPFNALQFCRTIAEQEALLRRAHDALASGGEFAFDVFVPGFDVISAEYGEWQSESVEFRGEPHEFRRRTRISDEVAQEIRVEDELYDADGERVFSESRRLKLLPKREVELLVHRSPFAEWSVAGGFDGSPLEDGDDVQVWTLRT from the coding sequence ATGGACGACCCCGACCACGGCTACCGCGGCGAGCAGGTCGCGTTCTACGACCGACTGGTAGGCGAGCGCGGCGACGCGGCGTTCTACCGCGACCGGGCGCTGGCGGCCGACGGGCCGGCGCTGGAACTCGCCTGCGGCACCGGGCGGGTGTACCTGGAACTGCTCCGGGCGGGCGTCGACGCGGACGGCCTCGACGCCTCCGCCGACGCGCTCGACCGCCTCCGGGGGAAGGCGACCGAGGCCGGCCTCGACCCCGACGTGTGGCGGGCCGACATGGCGTCGTTCGCGGCCGACCGCGCGTACGGCCTCGTCTACTGCCCGTTCAACGCGCTCCAGTTCTGCCGGACGATAGCGGAGCAGGAGGCCCTCCTCCGGCGGGCCCACGACGCGCTCGCCTCCGGCGGCGAGTTCGCCTTCGACGTCTTCGTCCCGGGGTTCGACGTGATCAGCGCGGAGTACGGCGAGTGGCAATCCGAGTCGGTCGAGTTCCGGGGCGAACCGCACGAGTTCCGGCGGCGCACCCGGATCTCGGACGAGGTGGCTCAGGAGATCCGCGTCGAGGACGAACTGTACGACGCGGACGGCGAGCGGGTGTTTTCGGAGTCGCGCCGCCTGAAACTGCTCCCGAAGCGCGAGGTGGAACTGCTGGTCCACCGCTCGCCGTTCGCGGAGTGGTCGGTCGCGGGCGGCTTCGACGGGTCGCCCCTCGAGGACGGCGACGACGTGCAGGTCTGGACGCTGCGGACGTGA
- a CDS encoding TIGR00341 family protein, which yields MRLVEVMIPAGKREAVLRELDDEGIDYAVTDETSSREYTAVVTFPLPRNAVEPVLDRLREIGIDDDSYTIIIDARTVVSNRFEKLQERYADEEQSDQRIAREEIRTEASDLMPDLRTYLTLAVVSAVVATAGLLVDSPAVVVGSMVIAPVLGPAMATSVGTVVNDEDLFRQGVKYQVVGFSVAVISATVFAVLVKSLYLVPPGLDVLGLGQVQGRLSPDFLSLAVALGGGIAGAISLSGGVSAALVGVMIAAALIPPVAAVGIGVAWGLPDIVLGAGVLVLVNLFSINLAALAVLRYMGYRPEQWFEADEARSKTLRRLGTLVLALVVLSGFLAGVTVTSFQTATSDRVIRDEVNAVLSEEPYGNATLIDVTIERSGGPVGTQAERVTVTVGRPVDEQQPGLADRIRERVENRTGNDVAVQVQFVSVQNAEGSTRLAERDGLRERPGAALGRTAPA from the coding sequence GTGCGCCTCGTAGAGGTCATGATCCCGGCGGGCAAGCGCGAAGCCGTCCTGCGCGAACTGGACGACGAGGGGATCGACTACGCCGTCACGGACGAGACGAGCAGCCGCGAGTACACCGCGGTCGTCACGTTCCCCCTGCCGCGCAACGCCGTCGAACCGGTGCTGGACCGCCTCCGGGAGATCGGGATCGACGACGACAGCTACACGATCATCATCGACGCCCGGACGGTCGTCTCGAACCGGTTCGAGAAGCTACAGGAGCGCTACGCCGACGAGGAGCAGTCGGACCAGCGCATCGCCCGCGAGGAGATCCGGACGGAGGCGTCCGACCTGATGCCGGACCTCCGGACGTACCTGACGCTGGCGGTCGTGAGCGCCGTCGTCGCGACGGCCGGACTGCTCGTCGACTCGCCGGCGGTCGTCGTCGGGTCGATGGTGATCGCGCCCGTGCTCGGCCCGGCGATGGCGACGAGCGTCGGCACCGTCGTCAACGACGAGGATCTGTTCCGGCAGGGGGTCAAGTACCAGGTCGTCGGCTTCAGCGTCGCCGTCATCTCGGCGACGGTCTTCGCCGTGCTGGTGAAGTCGCTGTATCTCGTGCCGCCCGGGCTGGACGTGCTCGGACTCGGGCAGGTACAGGGCCGGCTCTCGCCGGACTTCCTCTCGCTGGCCGTGGCGCTCGGCGGCGGGATCGCCGGCGCGATTAGCCTCTCGGGGGGCGTCTCGGCGGCGCTCGTGGGCGTGATGATCGCCGCGGCGCTCATCCCGCCGGTCGCGGCGGTCGGGATCGGCGTCGCGTGGGGGCTGCCCGACATCGTGCTCGGCGCGGGCGTGCTGGTGCTGGTGAACCTGTTTTCGATCAACCTCGCCGCGCTGGCGGTGCTCCGGTACATGGGCTACCGGCCGGAGCAGTGGTTCGAGGCCGACGAGGCCCGGTCGAAGACGCTCCGGCGGCTCGGGACGCTCGTCCTCGCGCTGGTCGTCCTCTCGGGCTTTCTCGCCGGGGTGACGGTCACCTCGTTCCAGACGGCGACCAGCGACCGGGTGATCCGCGACGAGGTAAACGCCGTCCTCTCCGAGGAGCCCTACGGGAACGCCACGCTGATCGACGTGACGATCGAGCGGTCCGGCGGCCCGGTCGGCACGCAGGCCGAGCGGGTGACCGTCACTGTCGGCCGGCCGGTCGACGAGCAACAGCCGGGGCTCGCCGACCGGATCAGGGAACGGGTGGAGAACCGGACCGGGAACGACGTCGCCGTGCAGGTGCAGTTCGTCTCCGTCCAGAACGCCGAGGGGTCGACGCGGCTGGCGGAGCGGGACGGACTCCGGGAGCGACCTGGGGCAGCGCTCGGACGCACCGCGCCGGCGTAG
- a CDS encoding zinc ribbon domain-containing protein, translating to MSRLRSALAVGLSVLFPGLGHAYLRQWVRALLWAALSISASALLMPEPATSGTVIERATATVEAMSRTETFVLLSVTLFAAIDAFVISVRQANYDPDAVHCPNCGNEIDEELDFCHWCTSRIGEPADEAEGPAT from the coding sequence ATGTCCCGCTTACGGTCGGCACTCGCGGTCGGCCTCTCCGTTCTGTTCCCCGGTCTCGGCCACGCCTACCTGCGGCAGTGGGTCCGGGCGCTGCTGTGGGCCGCCCTCTCGATCTCCGCGTCGGCACTTCTGATGCCCGAACCGGCGACGTCCGGGACGGTGATAGAGCGCGCCACCGCGACCGTCGAGGCGATGTCCCGGACCGAGACGTTCGTCCTGCTGTCGGTGACGCTGTTTGCGGCCATCGACGCGTTCGTCATCTCCGTCCGGCAGGCCAACTACGACCCCGACGCGGTCCACTGCCCCAACTGCGGGAACGAGATCGACGAGGAACTGGACTTCTGTCACTGGTGTACGAGCCGGATCGGCGAACCGGCCGACGAGGCCGAGGGCCCGGCGACGTAA
- a CDS encoding 2-amino-3,7-dideoxy-D-threo-hept-6-ulosonate synthase, with amino-acid sequence MTTGTEARLERIGTGGRYVIVPMDHGLTMGAVKGLADIESTIDAVTRGGADAVLTQKGIAPRVHDNKNGQGYVVHLNGSTTIGPDEQDKRLTGTVEEAVRAGADAVSFHINVGSDYEPDQLSQLAEVTAEADRLGMPVLAMAYARGPGVDSTDPESLGHAVRLAEELGADVVKTGYSGDAASFERVVEATRLPVVIAGGSKGTDRETLSMVRGVMDAGGAGVSMGRSIFQHDDPGAIAAAVAAVVHDDASADEALEVSGLAVEA; translated from the coding sequence ATGACAACCGGTACCGAGGCGCGACTCGAACGGATCGGCACAGGGGGGCGATACGTCATCGTCCCGATGGACCACGGCCTCACGATGGGGGCCGTGAAGGGGCTCGCCGACATCGAATCGACCATCGACGCGGTGACCCGGGGCGGCGCGGACGCCGTCCTCACGCAGAAGGGGATCGCCCCCCGCGTCCACGACAACAAGAACGGGCAGGGCTACGTCGTCCACCTCAACGGCTCGACGACGATCGGCCCCGACGAGCAGGACAAGCGCCTCACCGGCACCGTCGAGGAGGCCGTCCGGGCCGGCGCGGACGCCGTCTCCTTCCACATCAACGTCGGCAGCGACTACGAGCCCGACCAGCTCTCCCAGCTCGCCGAGGTGACCGCCGAGGCCGACCGCCTCGGCATGCCCGTCCTCGCGATGGCGTACGCCCGCGGCCCCGGCGTCGACTCGACGGACCCCGAGTCGCTCGGGCACGCGGTCCGGCTGGCCGAGGAACTGGGCGCGGACGTCGTCAAGACGGGGTACAGCGGCGACGCGGCGAGCTTCGAGCGCGTCGTCGAGGCGACGCGCCTCCCGGTCGTCATCGCGGGCGGGAGCAAGGGCACCGACCGCGAGACGCTGTCGATGGTCCGCGGCGTGATGGACGCGGGCGGCGCGGGCGTCTCGATGGGTCGCTCCATCTTCCAGCACGACGACCCCGGTGCGATCGCGGCGGCCGTCGCCGCCGTCGTCCACGACGACGCGAGCGCCGACGAGGCGCTCGAAGTGTCCGGCCTCGCCGTCGAGGCCTGA
- the trpB gene encoding tryptophan synthase subunit beta, with translation MSTSKFGEYGGQYVPEALMPAVEELTDAYERYVRGNEDGFMDEFRRRLRDFGGRPTPLQRAEQLSARYDSEVYLKREDLVHGGAHKLNNALGQVLLAKYMGKERIVAETGAGQHGTATAMAAAHLGMPCEVYMGERDINRQRPNVFRMRLNGTEVTPVTAGRGTLKEAINETMRDWATNVEDTHYVIGSIVGPHPFPRMVRDFQSVISEEAREQVRERAGRLPDSVVACAGGGSNTMGVFHEFVGDADVDLYAVEAGGSSLDVDEEAGVAPNSASLSTGDEGVLHGARTKLLQDSDGQVMESHSVSSGLDYAGVGPELAHLVDEGRVTPATVDDDAALEAFHRLSQEEGIIPALETAHAFAFAHEHPDELGDVTVINVSGRGDKDLESVIEESAERDLDAAPDMDAFAGGGL, from the coding sequence GGCAACGAGGACGGCTTCATGGACGAGTTCCGGCGGCGGCTCCGGGACTTCGGCGGGCGGCCGACGCCGCTCCAGCGCGCCGAACAGCTGTCGGCGCGCTACGACAGCGAGGTGTACCTCAAGCGCGAGGACCTGGTCCACGGCGGCGCGCACAAGCTGAACAACGCCTTGGGCCAGGTGCTGCTGGCGAAGTACATGGGCAAGGAGCGCATCGTCGCCGAGACGGGCGCGGGCCAGCACGGCACCGCGACGGCGATGGCCGCGGCCCACCTCGGGATGCCCTGCGAGGTGTACATGGGCGAGCGCGACATCAACCGCCAGCGGCCCAACGTGTTCCGGATGCGACTCAACGGGACCGAGGTCACCCCCGTCACGGCCGGCCGCGGTACGCTGAAGGAGGCCATCAACGAGACGATGCGCGACTGGGCGACGAACGTCGAGGACACCCACTACGTCATCGGCTCCATCGTCGGCCCGCACCCGTTCCCGCGGATGGTCCGGGACTTCCAGTCGGTGATAAGCGAGGAGGCCCGCGAGCAGGTCCGCGAGCGGGCGGGCCGGCTGCCCGACAGCGTCGTCGCCTGCGCGGGCGGCGGGTCGAACACGATGGGCGTGTTCCACGAGTTCGTCGGCGACGCGGACGTCGACCTGTACGCCGTCGAGGCGGGCGGTAGCTCGCTCGACGTGGACGAGGAAGCGGGCGTCGCGCCCAACTCCGCGTCGCTGTCGACCGGCGACGAGGGCGTGCTCCACGGCGCGCGGACGAAGCTCCTCCAGGACTCCGACGGGCAGGTGATGGAGTCCCACAGCGTCTCGTCGGGGCTGGACTACGCCGGCGTCGGGCCGGAACTGGCCCACCTCGTCGACGAGGGGCGCGTGACGCCGGCCACCGTCGACGACGACGCCGCGCTGGAGGCGTTCCACCGGCTCTCCCAGGAGGAGGGGATCATCCCCGCGCTGGAGACGGCCCACGCCTTCGCGTTCGCCCACGAACACCCCGACGAACTGGGCGACGTGACCGTGATCAACGTCTCCGGCCGCGGCGACAAGGACTTGGAGAGCGTCATCGAGGAGAGCGCCGAGCGCGACCTCGACGCCGCGCCCGACATGGACGCGTTCGCGGGGGGTGGCCTGTGA
- a CDS encoding SDR family NAD(P)-dependent oxidoreductase, producing MGDATFDFEDETVIVTGGSSGIGRAIATAFGEAGATVVVADLREEPKDVDADLPTHEAIEDAGGRAEFVETDVSDPDEMRSVVEAAREFGGVDVMVNNAGIFGGGSILETDPDTLDSLLGVNVRGVFVGCQAAAEDMLERDDPGAIVNTASISSNLAQHGQVAYDTSKGAVRMITRGAALELADRGIRVNGVAPGQIATEISEGWTEEAEEGEFLKPVPQGRAGRPTDVAGATLFLASDAAGYTTGELVHVDGGWQVC from the coding sequence ATGGGAGACGCGACGTTCGACTTCGAGGACGAGACCGTGATCGTCACCGGCGGCAGTTCCGGCATCGGCCGCGCCATCGCGACGGCGTTCGGCGAGGCCGGCGCGACGGTGGTCGTCGCCGACCTCCGCGAGGAGCCCAAGGACGTGGACGCCGACCTGCCGACCCACGAGGCCATCGAGGACGCCGGCGGGCGCGCGGAGTTCGTCGAGACCGACGTGTCCGACCCCGACGAGATGCGCTCGGTCGTCGAGGCGGCCCGCGAGTTCGGCGGCGTGGACGTGATGGTGAACAACGCGGGCATCTTCGGCGGCGGGTCGATCCTCGAAACCGACCCCGACACGCTGGACAGCCTGCTCGGCGTGAACGTCCGCGGCGTGTTCGTCGGCTGCCAGGCCGCCGCCGAGGACATGCTGGAGCGCGACGACCCCGGCGCGATCGTCAACACGGCGTCGATCAGTTCGAACCTCGCCCAGCACGGGCAGGTCGCCTACGACACCTCGAAGGGCGCGGTCCGGATGATCACCCGCGGCGCGGCGCTGGAACTGGCCGACCGGGGCATCCGCGTCAACGGCGTCGCGCCCGGGCAGATCGCCACCGAAATCTCCGAGGGCTGGACCGAGGAGGCCGAGGAAGGCGAGTTCCTCAAGCCCGTCCCGCAGGGCCGCGCGGGGCGGCCCACGGACGTGGCGGGGGCCACGCTGTTCCTCGCCAGCGACGCGGCAGGCTACACGACCGGCGAACTGGTCCACGTCGACGGCGGCTGGCAGGTCTGCTGA
- the trpA gene encoding tryptophan synthase subunit alpha, which produces MSRIDEAFADGPAFIPYLAVGDPDYESSKAYVEALARGGADVIELGLPFSEPVAEGPTIQGAVTRALDAGMTPDRYFEFVEELDVDVPLVCMTYYNLIYQYTAGDDRREGPRPFVERAAEAGIEGFVVPDLPAEEADPLREACDDHGLDLVFIVAPTTEGDRLDRIMERVSGYVYVQARLGVTGARGDVSGQTDEALARLTEWDVPKAVGFGIKTGEHAERIVAGGADGIIVGSALVDIVAEGHEANRPVDEVAADLEAKARELAEGAAAGYAQRVPEPERT; this is translated from the coding sequence GTGAGCCGCATCGACGAGGCGTTCGCGGACGGCCCCGCCTTCATCCCGTACCTCGCCGTCGGCGACCCCGACTACGAGTCCTCGAAGGCGTACGTCGAGGCGCTGGCCCGCGGCGGCGCCGACGTGATCGAACTCGGCCTCCCGTTCTCGGAACCCGTCGCGGAGGGGCCGACGATCCAGGGCGCGGTGACCCGCGCGCTGGATGCCGGGATGACGCCGGACCGCTACTTCGAGTTCGTCGAGGAACTCGACGTGGACGTCCCGCTCGTCTGCATGACCTACTACAACCTGATCTACCAGTACACCGCCGGGGACGACCGGCGCGAGGGTCCCCGCCCGTTCGTCGAGCGCGCCGCCGAGGCCGGCATCGAGGGGTTCGTCGTGCCGGACCTCCCGGCCGAGGAGGCCGACCCGCTCCGCGAGGCCTGCGACGACCACGGCCTCGACCTGGTGTTCATCGTCGCGCCGACGACGGAGGGCGACCGACTTGATCGGATCATGGAGCGGGTGTCGGGCTACGTGTACGTGCAGGCGCGGCTGGGCGTCACCGGCGCCCGCGGCGACGTGAGCGGGCAGACCGACGAGGCGCTGGCCCGCCTGACGGAGTGGGACGTGCCCAAGGCGGTCGGCTTCGGCATCAAGACCGGCGAACACGCCGAGCGCATCGTCGCCGGCGGCGCGGACGGGATCATCGTCGGGTCGGCGCTGGTCGACATCGTCGCCGAGGGCCACGAGGCGAACCGCCCCGTCGACGAGGTGGCCGCCGACCTCGAAGCGAAGGCCCGGGAACTGGCAGAGGGCGCGGCGGCCGGCTACGCGCAACGCGTGCCCGAACCGGAACGCACATAA
- the engB gene encoding GTP-binding protein EngB yields the protein MFEERPDRDAEVAFVGRSNVGKSTLMREITGHTFDTGRKPGVTRSPNHYDWAPEDFVLTDLPGFGFMSGVSEEQREATKDGIVRYLEDRADNVLVAVLVLDGKSAVDIIDRHSGEDEVPYVIDMYGFLQDLGIPTVIAVNKMDKVDDRDERLDAICDRFGLYPPWQQWQESVAPISAKKGDIDALNEAIRHHLHEAERDDLFKFF from the coding sequence ATGTTCGAGGAGCGCCCCGACCGCGACGCCGAGGTCGCCTTCGTCGGCCGGTCGAACGTCGGGAAGTCGACGCTGATGCGGGAGATCACGGGCCACACGTTCGACACCGGCCGCAAGCCCGGCGTCACGCGCTCGCCGAACCACTACGACTGGGCCCCCGAGGACTTCGTGCTCACCGACCTCCCCGGCTTCGGCTTCATGTCCGGCGTCTCCGAGGAACAGCGCGAGGCGACGAAGGACGGCATCGTCCGCTACCTGGAGGACCGCGCGGACAACGTCCTCGTCGCCGTGCTCGTGCTGGACGGCAAGAGCGCCGTCGACATCATCGACCGCCACTCCGGCGAGGACGAGGTGCCGTACGTCATCGACATGTACGGCTTCCTGCAGGACCTGGGCATCCCGACGGTCATCGCCGTCAACAAGATGGACAAGGTCGACGACCGCGACGAGCGCCTCGACGCCATCTGTGACCGGTTCGGCCTCTACCCGCCGTGGCAGCAGTGGCAGGAGTCGGTCGCCCCCATCTCCGCGAAGAAGGGCGACATCGACGCGCTGAACGAGGCGATACGCCACCACCTCCACGAGGCCGAACGGGACGACCTGTTCAAGTTCTTCTAG
- a CDS encoding 3-dehydroquinate synthase II, producing MTRSVWLKADGSVGDWEARRRRITAGLESGVDWVLVDDHDVERVRELGDVNVAAFVTGGDVDVIDDPESEGGATADAYVVGKEGEGDGTVDLPNDFSGSADLSTLRRDDERADGAYVRIFDEDYEAFAEAAAAEADYTIVVGEDWTIIPLENLIARIGSETELIAGVTTAEEAQTAYETLELGADAVLLDSDDPDEIRETVAVRDEAERETLSLESATVLTVERAGSADRVCVDTGSLLDHDEGMLVGSMSRGLVFVHAETAESPYVASRPFRVNAGAVHAYVRTPDGGTKYLSELRSGDEVQVVDTDGNTREAVVGRAKIEQRPMFRVELEADNGDRFETLIQNAETVKVATEDGRTAVTELAEGDRVRVYYEDTARHFGEAVEESIIEK from the coding sequence ATGACACGATCGGTGTGGCTCAAGGCCGACGGGAGCGTCGGCGACTGGGAGGCGCGGCGGCGACGGATCACGGCCGGGCTGGAGTCCGGCGTGGACTGGGTGCTGGTCGACGACCACGACGTGGAGCGCGTCCGCGAACTGGGCGACGTGAACGTCGCGGCGTTCGTCACCGGCGGCGACGTGGACGTGATAGACGACCCGGAGAGCGAGGGGGGCGCGACCGCCGACGCCTACGTCGTCGGCAAGGAGGGCGAGGGAGACGGAACGGTCGACCTGCCCAACGACTTCTCCGGGTCGGCGGACCTCTCGACGCTCCGGCGCGACGACGAGCGGGCCGACGGCGCGTACGTCCGCATCTTCGACGAGGACTACGAGGCGTTCGCCGAGGCGGCGGCCGCCGAGGCCGACTACACCATCGTCGTCGGCGAGGACTGGACGATCATCCCGCTGGAGAACCTCATCGCCCGGATCGGCTCGGAGACGGAACTGATCGCCGGCGTCACGACCGCCGAGGAGGCCCAGACCGCCTACGAGACGCTCGAACTCGGGGCCGACGCCGTCCTGCTGGACAGCGACGACCCCGACGAGATCCGCGAGACGGTCGCGGTCCGCGACGAGGCCGAGCGCGAGACGCTTTCCCTGGAGTCGGCGACGGTGCTGACGGTCGAGCGCGCCGGCAGCGCCGACCGCGTCTGCGTCGACACGGGGAGCCTGCTGGACCACGACGAGGGGATGCTCGTCGGGTCGATGTCGCGGGGACTGGTGTTCGTCCACGCCGAGACCGCCGAGTCGCCGTACGTCGCCTCGCGCCCGTTCCGGGTCAACGCCGGCGCGGTCCACGCGTACGTCCGGACGCCCGACGGCGGCACGAAGTACCTCTCGGAACTGCGAAGCGGCGACGAGGTGCAGGTCGTCGACACCGACGGCAACACCCGCGAGGCGGTCGTCGGCCGGGCGAAGATAGAGCAACGCCCCATGTTTCGGGTGGAACTGGAGGCCGACAACGGCGACCGCTTCGAGACGCTGATCCAGAACGCCGAGACGGTGAAAGTCGCCACGGAGGACGGCCGCACCGCCGTCACCGAACTGGCGGAGGGCGACCGCGTGCGGGTGTACTACGAGGACACCGCGCGCCACTTCGGCGAGGCCGTCGAGGAGAGCATCATCGAGAAGTGA